Proteins encoded together in one Anoxybacillus flavithermus window:
- the ybaK gene encoding Cys-tRNA(Pro) deacylase encodes MVKQTKTNAVRMLDRARVPYELLTYDYDDGQIDGRSVAKKIGQREEIVYKTLVTKGTSGQLYVFVIPVAAELDLKKAAAVVGEKSVHMLPVADIEKMTGYVRGGCSPIGMKKLYATYVDESALLHEQIIVSAGKIGMQMKLSVQDLLKLTNGKTAHVIKV; translated from the coding sequence ATGGTGAAACAAACGAAGACGAATGCTGTGCGCATGCTCGATCGCGCACGTGTGCCATATGAATTGCTCACTTATGACTATGACGATGGGCAAATTGATGGGAGATCGGTTGCGAAAAAAATTGGACAACGTGAAGAGATTGTATATAAAACGCTTGTGACAAAAGGGACGAGCGGACAACTTTATGTGTTCGTCATCCCTGTCGCAGCGGAGTTGGATTTGAAGAAAGCGGCGGCTGTTGTCGGTGAAAAAAGCGTGCATATGTTGCCTGTGGCGGACATTGAAAAAATGACAGGGTATGTGCGTGGCGGTTGCTCGCCAATTGGGATGAAAAAACTATATGCCACATATGTCGACGAATCGGCGCTTTTGCACGAGCAAATCATTGTGAGCGCAGGGAAAATCGGCATGCAAATGAAACTTTCTGTTCAAGACTTATTAAAGTTGACAAATGGGAAAACCGCACATGTCATTAAAGTGTAG
- a CDS encoding TrmH family RNA methyltransferase: MAKEEEQQWLAQRIEEGLLTDDNRLLWEMILPSRLKRMYDVLSERTRYITILTEAVDDPHNQAAVLRSAEAFGIQDVHVVTGTAPFEPNKWVTRHADKWLTVHKHSSIERAIHHLQQNGYQVYASYLGEGTIPLEQIDVAKPTVLLFGNEHRGVSEEALALADGKFVIPMNGFVQSFNISVAAAISLYDVTKRAKQVVNERYHLSLAEKKEIYEHWMKLSLSPRLRKMVESQMGGRND, encoded by the coding sequence ATGGCAAAAGAGGAAGAACAACAATGGTTAGCACAACGTATAGAAGAAGGATTGTTAACTGACGACAATCGCTTGCTTTGGGAAATGATTTTGCCAAGTCGCTTAAAGCGGATGTACGATGTGTTAAGCGAACGGACGAGGTACATTACCATTTTGACGGAAGCGGTAGACGACCCACACAATCAAGCAGCCGTGTTGCGTTCAGCGGAAGCGTTCGGTATTCAAGACGTTCATGTCGTCACCGGAACGGCTCCATTTGAACCGAATAAATGGGTGACGCGACATGCGGACAAATGGTTAACCGTGCATAAACATTCATCGATTGAGCGGGCAATTCACCATCTCCAACAAAACGGCTATCAAGTATATGCGAGTTATTTAGGAGAAGGAACAATTCCGCTTGAACAAATTGACGTAGCGAAGCCGACAGTGCTTTTGTTCGGAAATGAGCATCGTGGCGTATCAGAAGAGGCGCTTGCTTTGGCAGATGGAAAGTTCGTCATTCCGATGAATGGATTTGTGCAAAGTTTCAATATTTCCGTTGCAGCAGCTATTTCTCTTTACGATGTGACGAAGCGGGCGAAACAAGTGGTGAACGAGCGCTATCATCTGTCGCTAGCGGAAAAGAAAGAAATATATGAACATTGGATGAAGCTTTCACTTAGCCCACGACTAAGAAAAATGGTGGAAAGTCAAATGGGAGGACGCAATGATTAA
- a CDS encoding DUF3298 and DUF4163 domain-containing protein, whose translation MKRINDWKNEYERISIPPLLNETVNKAVLLHHKKRSRKKVAKMFFLSAAAIVFSFVGAVNASPSMAKAMVRELPILRDIIKVVTFYSIHFESDNEKYAVHMSTPHIEGLENEKLSNFLNEKYILENKQLYDQFMKEIDEIRRSSTQVNRSLDMGYEIKTDDDGILSIARYVTEVAASASTKMRFDTVDKRREILITLPSLFKNDEYVNVISRYIKKKMMVDMKEDENKVYWIDQFTNIDPNQSFYINKDRKLVIVFDEYTIAPGYMGVLEFVVPTELLKHLLVSNEYIY comes from the coding sequence ATGAAACGGATAAATGATTGGAAAAATGAGTATGAGCGCATTTCGATTCCTCCACTATTGAATGAAACTGTAAATAAAGCTGTTTTGCTTCATCACAAAAAGCGCTCAAGAAAAAAGGTTGCTAAAATGTTTTTTTTATCAGCAGCAGCAATTGTTTTTTCATTTGTGGGAGCTGTCAACGCATCGCCTTCTATGGCAAAAGCGATGGTTAGAGAGCTGCCCATATTAAGAGATATTATTAAGGTAGTGACTTTCTATTCTATCCATTTCGAAAGTGATAATGAAAAATACGCTGTGCATATGAGTACACCACATATCGAAGGACTGGAAAACGAAAAGTTGTCAAATTTTTTGAATGAGAAGTACATATTGGAGAATAAACAATTATATGATCAGTTTATGAAAGAAATCGATGAAATAAGAAGGAGCAGTACACAAGTCAATCGGTCTCTTGATATGGGATATGAGATAAAAACAGATGATGATGGAATTTTATCTATTGCTAGATATGTAACTGAAGTAGCTGCTTCCGCGTCTACTAAGATGCGTTTCGATACCGTTGATAAAAGAAGAGAGATTTTAATTACTCTTCCTAGTTTATTCAAAAATGATGAATATGTGAATGTCATTAGCAGATATATTAAAAAGAAGATGATGGTAGATATGAAGGAGGATGAAAATAAAGTATACTGGATTGATCAATTTACAAATATAGATCCGAATCAATCGTTTTATATCAACAAAGACCGCAAACTTGTCATCGTATTTGATGAGTATACAATCGCTCCGGGATATATGGGTGTGCTAGAGTTTGTTGTCCCGACAGAGCTACTAAAGCACTTGCTGGTTAGCAACGAATATATCTACTAA